A DNA window from Methylobacterium sp. NMS14P contains the following coding sequences:
- a CDS encoding sarcosine oxidase subunit alpha family protein — translation MAQPFRLARGGRIDRARPVRFSFNGRTVEGYQGDTVASALLAGGIHLVGRSFKYHRPRGILSHGPDEPSALLSVDRGPGRVDPNNRASVVELREGLRTQSQNHWPSLRYDVGAVNDLLSPVFVAGFYYKTFMWPRKFWDRVYEPFIRAAAGLGKAPTEADPDRYANRHAHCDVLIVGAGPAGLAAALAAARTGKRVILADEGAEPGGSLLHDVTSEIDGRPAAEWLKAALADLDGRENVILLPRTTAFGYYNHNHVALAERVTDHLQAGSAKAPRERLWQVRAGEVVLAGGSHERPLVFADNDRPGILLAESVRVFINRYGVLPGRRIVFATSGASAYVAALDAKRAGADVTVVDLRLEADCGSEPARLRAAGITVLTGHTVVGSRGRSRVTGLLVAPIGSDGRVGARRRLACDCVGMSGGWTPAVHLFSQSRGKLAYDPALDAFLPATSAQAERSAGAARGIYDLAACLAEGDVAGAAAAGSATRRAFTATPTPTGFQPVRIMPTDANPTKVRAFVDFQNDVTAKDIKLAVREGFHSIEHVKRYTTTGMATDQGKTSNMNALGIVAGQLDKALPGVGTTTFRPPYTPVTFGTLVGPARHALFDPIRTTPIHGWAEAHGALFENVALWRRAWYFPKPGEDLHAAIARECKAVREGVGIFDASTLGKIEIVGPDAAEFMNRLYINPWAKLEPGRCRYGLMLKEDGYILDDGVVARVSRECFHVTTTTGGAARVLAHMEDYLQTEWPDLRVFLTSTTEQWAVIALQGPKARDVIAPLVEGTDLSPQAFPHMAMRSGTICGVPTRLFRVSFTGELGFEINVPSDHALAVWEALVAAGRPHGITPYGTETMHVLRAEKGYIIVGQETDGTVTPDDVGLAGMIAKAKTDFVGKRSLARPDAVASGRKQLVGLVTDDPRCVLDEGAQVVADPNQPIPMRMLGHVTSSYWSANCDRSIALALVAGGRDLLGRTLHVTTPDGFTTATVTEPVFFDPKGERIHA, via the coding sequence ATGGCACAGCCGTTCAGACTGGCCCGGGGCGGCCGCATCGACCGCGCGCGCCCAGTCCGCTTCAGCTTCAACGGCCGCACGGTCGAGGGCTACCAGGGCGACACCGTCGCCTCGGCCCTGCTCGCCGGCGGCATCCACCTCGTCGGGCGCTCGTTCAAGTACCACCGGCCCCGCGGCATCCTGAGCCACGGCCCCGACGAGCCGAGCGCCCTGCTGTCGGTGGATCGCGGACCCGGACGGGTCGACCCGAACAACCGCGCCTCGGTTGTGGAGCTGCGCGAAGGCCTCAGGACCCAGTCGCAGAATCACTGGCCGTCCCTGCGCTACGACGTGGGCGCGGTGAACGACCTCCTGTCGCCGGTCTTCGTCGCGGGGTTCTACTACAAGACCTTCATGTGGCCGCGGAAGTTCTGGGACCGGGTCTACGAGCCGTTCATCCGCGCCGCCGCCGGTCTCGGCAAGGCGCCGACCGAGGCCGACCCGGACCGCTACGCCAACCGCCACGCCCACTGCGACGTCCTGATCGTCGGCGCAGGGCCGGCCGGCCTCGCGGCGGCGCTGGCGGCGGCGAGGACCGGCAAGCGGGTGATCCTCGCCGACGAGGGCGCCGAGCCCGGCGGCAGCCTCCTGCACGACGTGACCTCCGAGATCGACGGTCGCCCGGCCGCGGAGTGGCTGAAGGCCGCCCTCGCCGACCTCGACGGGCGGGAGAACGTCATCCTGCTGCCGCGCACGACGGCCTTCGGCTACTACAACCACAACCACGTCGCGCTGGCCGAGCGGGTCACCGACCACCTGCAAGCCGGGTCCGCGAAGGCGCCGCGCGAGCGGCTCTGGCAGGTGCGCGCCGGCGAGGTCGTGCTCGCCGGCGGGTCGCACGAGCGGCCCTTGGTCTTCGCCGACAACGACCGCCCGGGCATCCTGCTCGCCGAGAGCGTGCGGGTCTTCATCAACCGCTACGGCGTCCTGCCGGGACGGCGCATCGTCTTCGCGACCAGCGGCGCCTCAGCCTACGTGGCGGCCCTCGACGCCAAGCGGGCTGGGGCCGACGTGACCGTAGTCGACCTGCGCCTCGAGGCCGATTGCGGGTCCGAGCCGGCGCGCCTGCGGGCGGCCGGGATCACCGTCCTGACCGGCCACACGGTGGTCGGGTCCAGGGGCCGCTCGCGCGTCACGGGACTCCTCGTGGCGCCGATCGGGAGCGACGGGCGGGTCGGCGCCCGTCGCCGTCTCGCCTGCGACTGCGTGGGCATGTCGGGCGGCTGGACGCCGGCGGTCCACCTGTTCTCGCAGTCCCGCGGCAAGCTCGCCTACGATCCGGCCCTCGACGCCTTCCTACCCGCGACGTCGGCCCAGGCCGAGCGCTCGGCCGGGGCGGCCAGGGGAATCTACGACCTCGCGGCCTGCCTCGCCGAGGGCGACGTGGCGGGCGCGGCGGCGGCCGGCTCCGCGACGCGGCGCGCCTTCACGGCGACGCCGACGCCGACGGGCTTCCAGCCGGTCCGGATCATGCCGACCGACGCCAACCCCACCAAGGTCCGCGCCTTCGTGGACTTCCAGAACGACGTCACCGCGAAGGACATCAAGCTCGCGGTGCGCGAGGGCTTCCACTCCATCGAGCACGTCAAGCGGTACACCACGACCGGCATGGCGACCGACCAGGGCAAGACCTCCAACATGAACGCCCTCGGCATCGTGGCCGGGCAGCTCGACAAGGCGCTGCCCGGGGTCGGGACCACGACCTTCCGGCCGCCCTACACCCCGGTCACCTTCGGCACCCTCGTCGGCCCGGCGCGCCACGCCCTGTTCGACCCGATCCGCACCACGCCGATCCACGGCTGGGCGGAGGCCCACGGCGCCCTGTTCGAGAACGTCGCCCTGTGGCGGCGCGCTTGGTACTTCCCGAAGCCGGGCGAGGACCTTCACGCGGCCATCGCCCGCGAGTGCAAGGCCGTGCGCGAGGGCGTCGGCATCTTCGACGCCTCGACCCTCGGCAAGATCGAGATCGTCGGCCCGGACGCGGCCGAGTTCATGAACCGCCTCTACATCAACCCCTGGGCGAAGCTCGAGCCGGGCCGCTGCCGCTACGGCCTGATGCTGAAGGAGGACGGGTACATCCTCGACGACGGCGTCGTGGCGCGCGTGTCGCGCGAGTGCTTCCACGTCACGACGACCACGGGCGGCGCCGCCCGAGTCCTGGCCCACATGGAGGATTACCTCCAGACCGAGTGGCCGGACCTCCGGGTGTTCCTCACCTCGACCACGGAGCAGTGGGCGGTGATCGCCCTCCAGGGCCCGAAGGCGCGGGACGTGATCGCGCCGCTCGTCGAGGGCACCGACCTGTCGCCGCAGGCGTTCCCGCACATGGCGATGCGCTCCGGCACGATCTGCGGCGTGCCGACCCGCCTGTTCCGGGTCTCGTTCACCGGCGAGCTCGGCTTCGAGATCAACGTCCCGTCCGACCACGCGCTGGCGGTCTGGGAGGCGCTGGTGGCGGCGGGACGGCCCCACGGCATCACCCCCTACGGGACCGAGACGATGCACGTGCTCCGGGCCGAAAAGGGCTACATCATCGTCGGTCAGGAGACGGACGGGACCGTTACCCCGGACGATGTCGGGCTGGCCGGCATGATCGCCAAGGCGAAGACGGACTTCGTCGGCAAGCGCTCGCTCGCCCGACCCGACGCGGTCGCCTCCGGCCGCAAGCAGCTCGTCGGGCTGGTCACCGACGACCCGAGATGCGTCCTCGACGAGGGCGCGCAGGTCGTCGCCGACCCGAACCAGCCGATCCCGATGCGGATGCTCGGCCACGTCACCTCGAGCTACTGGAGCGCGAACTGCGACCGCTCCATCGCGCTGGCGCTCGTGGCGGGCGGGCGCGACCTGCTCGGCCGGACCCTCCACGTCACGACCCCGGACGGCTTCACCACCGCGACCGTGACCGAGCCGGTGTTCTTCGATCCCAAGGGGGAGCGCATCCATGCTTGA
- a CDS encoding sarcosine oxidase subunit delta — MLLIACPCCGNRPETEFRCGGQAHVARPADPAALDDAAWAEHLFVRANPRGVHAERWNHAHGCGRWFNALRDTVSDRFLETYPAGAAPSRSTDTEARA, encoded by the coding sequence ATGCTGTTGATCGCCTGTCCGTGTTGCGGGAACCGACCCGAGACCGAGTTCCGCTGCGGCGGCCAGGCGCACGTCGCCCGGCCGGCCGACCCCGCCGCCCTCGACGACGCGGCCTGGGCCGAGCACCTGTTCGTGCGGGCGAACCCGCGGGGCGTCCACGCCGAGCGGTGGAACCACGCCCACGGCTGCGGCCGCTGGTTCAACGCCCTGCGCGACACGGTGAGCGACCGATTCCTCGAGACCTACCCCGCGGGCGCCGCGCCCTCCCGTTCCACCGACACCGAGGCGAGGGCGTGA